A genomic window from Candidatus Bathyarchaeota archaeon includes:
- a CDS encoding 50S ribosomal protein L38e: MPVEIYDLDKFVQIAEKAEYCNIKRLDREVKLKLRTPNKLYTIKINPTKAEETIKKLSCEIREI; this comes from the coding sequence ATGCCTGTAGAAATCTATGACCTAGACAAATTTGTACAAATTGCAGAAAAAGCAGAATACTGCAACATCAAACGACTAGACCGCGAAGTAAAACTCAAACTACGCACACCCAACAAATTATACACCATAAAAATAAACCCCACAAAAGCCGAAGAAACAATCAAAAAACTAAGCTGCGAAATACGCGAGATTTAG